The Nicotiana sylvestris chromosome 6, ASM39365v2, whole genome shotgun sequence genomic sequence cacctcaacatcatCATTTCTGTTACtctcatcttctggatatgagagttcataaccggccaacactctgccccatacaacataactgatctaaccaccactctataaaacttacctttgagtctCGGTGGTACTTTCTTGTCACGCAGGAATCCAGATGCTAGCCTCCATTTTATCCACCCCACCCATATTCGGTGTGTGACGTCCTCGTCGATCTCTTCGTCCccctggataaccgacccaaggtacttaaaactacctctcttggggatgacaTGTGATCCAAGCCTCACATTCATGCCCAGTTCTCTCCAGTTGGCGCTAAACTTGCACTTCATGTATTCTGTCTTAGTCTTGatcaacttgaaacccttagacttaAGGGCATGTCTCCATACCTCCAGCGTCTTGTTAACACAACCTCGCAtctcatcaattagaactatgtcatcagcgaATAATATataccatggcacctccccttggatgtggTGTGTTAGTGCaaccatcaccagggcaaataagaTCGGTCTAAgcgcagatccttggtgtaaTCCCATAGCAAGCAGGAAATGTTTTGGGTCGCCTCCTATAGTCCTAAACcagagtcttagctccatcatacatgtccttgatcGCTCTAATGCAAGCTACCCGCATACCTTTTTCCTCCAGGCATCTCTAGAGAACCTCCCCAGGGACCTTGTAATACACTTTCTccaagtcaataaacaccatgtgcaaatcTTTCTTCCTATCCCAGTCATGTTCCACCAATCTGCTAATAAGGTGGATAACTTATGTAGTCAAACGAttcggcatgaacccgaactggttgtccgATATAGACACTGTCCTCCTCACCCTCACTTCCACCATcatctcccaaactttcatggtatgacttagtaacttgatacccctatagttattACAACACCgaatatcacctttgttcttgtacaaggGTACCACTGTACACCATCTCCACTCATCCGGTATCCTCTTCATCCTGAAAATAATATTAGACAACCCAGTCAGCcactccaagcctgctctacccacacacctctaAAATTCAACCGAAATTTCTTCTGGCCCTGTCTCTCTGCCCCTACTAATCTTACACATAGCCCCCACAACCTCCTCAACCTTAATGAGCCTACAATACCTAAAGTCTGGAAGACTCTTTGAATACCCCATATCACCTAGCACAATATTCTGATCCCCTTTTCATTGAGAAGTTCATGAAAGTAAGTCTTCCATCTCTGCTTAATCTGAGACCCCCCCCCCCATCAATACTCTATCGTCCTTGTCTTTGATGCACCTTatttggtccagatcccgagccttcctctctctcgccttagctaGTCAAAATAACTTCTTATCCCTACTTTTTTCCCTCAGTTCCTCATATAGACATCCAAATACTGCAGTCTTAGCCTCCATGACCATCAGCTTTGCCTCCTTCCTTGCTACCTTATACCTCTCTCTGTTCGCTCTCCTCTCGTCCTCGCATGTGTTCCTACTTACTTTAGATATGCTACCTTCTTTACAACCACTTTGTCTTGGACCACGTCATTTCACTACCAGTCACCTTTGTGACCGCTAGAGTAATCATTCGATACCCCTAGCACCTGTTTTGCCGCCTCCCTGACACAGCTCGCCGTCGTCGTCCACATAGCGCTCGCGTCCCCACTACTCCTCCAGGATCCGATAGCAGAAAACCTCCGATCCAACTCCTGGGCTTTATCCTTATTTAAGGCTCCCCACCGAAGCCTCGATCGACCTCGAGCattcctcttcttcctccttatcatgATACCGATGTCCATTACTAAGAGCCTATGCTGAGTCGAGAGGGTATTAGCCgggataaccttgcaatcctTGCACAACCCTTTATCACACCTCCACAGTAAGAGataatcaatctgagtcttcgctaTAAAGTTACCAGATGCTCCTCCCTATTCGAAAAACTAGAGTTCGCAATCACCAGCTCAAAGCCTTAAGGAAATCCAACAGCGAAGTACCTTCTCCGTTCATATCTTCAAAGCTGAAGCCGCCATGCACCTTGCCATAGCCACCAACAGTTGACCCTATATGGACATTGAAATCTACTCCAATAAATAACCTCTCAGCTGGTAGAATACTACgcacaatctcatccaacccttCCTAGAATCACCTCTTAACCTCCTCATCCAAGCCCGCTTGCGACGAGTAAGCGCTAACGACATTAAGGGTGCACTCTCCAACCACTAACTTAATAGATATTAATATATCATTCACCCGCATAACCTCTACCACAGACTCTCTAAGGTCCTTATCCATCAAAATACCTATTCCATTCTTACCCTTCATgactccagagtaccacaacttgtACTCATCTGCATCCTTCGCCTTCGACCCTACCCACATAGTCTCCTAGACAAAAGCTATATTGACCTTTCTCTTCTGGATCatcttcgccaactctatagacttacccaATGTACCTATATTCCATGATCCAATCCTCAACCTACAAGCTCCATTGTTCCCCTTACCCCCATTGCCTCATGTCCTACCTTCTGACCCCTGAACCACCCCCCACACGAGGATAATTgctatttttattaattgtaGGATAATCTTTTTGAGAATTATTCCATCGCTTTGATGCAAATGCAACAATATGttccttgatttctttttccTACTTTGAAATACTACCATAACCAATGTCTGATACATCAATTTTAACTATTTTCAAAAATCAAAGGATCAGGAGAGACTAGTAAGAAAGATCTTTGTCTTACAGTTTGATttccctgataatagtggtgTGGACTGAAGTCCACGGAGGTAGATGTTTTATTATCCTATCATGGAGAGGTTTTAGCAAATTGCTAAGACTTGGAATGAATTGTGACACATAATTAATACATCCTAAAAATCTTCGAAGTTAGGTATTATCTAAGATTTGGTCAGAAAATTTGTTGTTCCCTACTGGTTATTCTGCCCAAGAAATTCGATGTTGATTTGAAAAAGACTGTATTTAGTTTTTGATAAAACTAATCCATTTTCTTTAATAACATTAAAGAAAATCTTTTGATGTTTAAAATACTAATATATGCTAAGAGAAAATACTAAAACATCATCAATATAAacaataataaattttaaaaaatgattaaaaatagcaTCCATTGTTCTTTGAAATTCAGAATGggcatttttttaaaactaaatggCATTACATTCTATTCATATTGCTCAAATAGTGCGGTAAAAGCGGTTTTATACCGATTCTGAGATCTATTTGAATTTACCAAAATTCTgatttaaatcaaattttgaaaatataattgGAGCATAAAGCAAATGAAGTAAATCTTTCTTGTTTGGAATAGGATACTTAATCTAGCGGAGTACTTTATTCAAAGATTTATAATTGATGACTAATCGAGGAACCCCTCGTTCATTCTCTGAGTTTTTATTAGCGTAAAGGCAGGATAACTCCAAGAGAATTTGTTTGGAGAGATGATGCATTTATCAAAAAGATCAATGATATTTTTTGACAATGAGTGGTTAGCACGTGATTCATTTGGATAGGATGGGATTTTGTAGGGATGGTTTTTTCCATCAAAGTCAGCTTCATAAGGAAGCCTAACAATGTGTTTCTTGCGATTCCAGAAGGCTATAGGTAACTCAGCACAAAGTTCTTCCGGAATTTTGGTTTCTAAAGTTTTTATTTTGGATTAGAGAGAAGAATCTTGAAATTGCTGCTATAACATCTGGAATGCTACTTCTTATTTGAGAAAGTTGATCTGCGCTTCCTTACCTTTTATGGTAGACATGATCTTTATAATTGGGAGTCTATCCAAAAGGAAGAAGAGTTCTACTTCCTATACGTCGATTAGAATCCCTTTGTTGGCTACCATAAAAGGTATGAGCTCCTCGATGAAGGGAGTACCCAATATAACTAGATTGATTAGGTCTTTTATTAATGGAAAGGAACTTGATACTAACAAAGATGAATTTTTAGAGAGATTCTTACTTCAACATTGGAGAGCTTGAAGCCGATTCCTAGTTTTCTGGCATTGTCAGCTCTAAGGCCTCTTTGGTTTTTTCCAAATATTTGGTTGGAATGAGACCCTCTTGTATGTAGTTGAGACCTGCACCTGTATCAAATAAGGCAACGACAATTAGGGTAACTCTAATATGTCATTTCCGTATGTAAATTTTGGAGAGGTGGTTGATGAAAACTTCTTGGTCAACTGGCTTGGTTTCAGTTTGTTTGGATTCTTCAGATTTGGTAGAGAGGTGTTGGAGAACATCACGGTCTAACTCTTATCTAGCCTTAATTTCCCGAATTTCTCCCTTGAGGAGTGCTATCTCagattgaagatcttggacaatTGTCTACTTTAGGTTTTTGAGAAGGAAATCTAGAAAGAACATCAGTGATATTGTAGGTTCCCTACTATAATCCTTTTCTACAAGTTGCCCCTGATAGAGCAGACTTTTCCAACTAGAGTAAACCccaaaaactctagtattctagAGCTATCGATCCAGATATAGCTTTAGAAGAACACTTCAATGTCATGCAGAATAATTACAATgccaactatatatatatatatatatatatatatatcaaaaaggaaaaaatgatttctttttcatcaaaaaaggaaacaaaaagatTTATAAGGCAATTTAGTTTTATCCTAAGATTTTAGTTGCATAGGTACAAATCATGCAACGTCTATTCGTTTTAGCTACTGAACCAAAACTTaaacccccaccccacccccaccccacccccaccaaCCAAAAAAATCCATCGAGAGGAAAATGTGGTGTATTTGGTTATAAAGTTCATTAACTCTTCTATTTAGAAGTCTAATTTCACTCTTAAAAGAGTCAATGTTGCCAAGAAGAGTGACACAATGCTAACATCGATAGCTCGCCCTCCTTGTCCCACGATATGTCTAGAGATGGTTATCATGTAATATTATGCTTTCATTTTCTACACACTGAATAGCCATATATCTTCCATTTTTTCTCCTTGGATTGGTCTATGCACCtttgatcttttttttttaatcttatggcacgggtaggtgctcgaggtgttaaacaatAATTTCGGGCAACTCCAtcacagttcttagcacgttcgaggacgaacgtatgtttaagtgggagagaatgtaacgacccgactggtcgttttaagctctagcgcgtcgttcagcagtttggggccatgagcagcttcacttcaggtattatgacttgtacgcatggtcagaaTTGACTTCCAgggaattcggagttgatttggaaaaggaactctcatttcggaagctttaacttgaaagaattgactaagattggatttcagagtaaacgaccttggaatcgggatctgaaggttccagtaggttcatatgatgattttggacttgggcgtaatGCCcaaatcgggttttggatgacccgggagcgttttggcgcctattgtggaagttagcattttggaagaaatttcataagtttgggttgaagtgtatttcagtgttatcgacGTCCGTTTGGAATttcgagtctgggagtagcttcgtatggtgattctggtgttaggagcgcgatcggaagtgagtcaggtgttttccacatagaaatacttgtgttctttactttttaCTTTACTTATTCCGCAACTGTAGTTTAAAGAACGCATAGAAGAATCAGGTCCTTCTATAACCCAATGCATGtgaaaattggacaccacacaaatcacttCCCCTCTAGTGtgatattgaagtataaaacatcaaacTGCAATTGGAGAAATTACAGGCTTACAATCCTTAACTTAGGGAAAAACAGGGCAAGAAAAGATAAAACTGAAAAGGGAAGTTTTCATACTGCTAAAACTTTAATGATACAAGTTTTTCGACGACCTGCTATCTTGTGCTTGCTTTCCTTTTATAGCTTCAAGTCATGTATAATTTCAAGTAAATTCTCACTCACAATATGCTAATCTTTTGTCAGGCTATCTAGCACATTTACTGCATCTTATGCATGATTAATCTTCATGCTCCTCCAAGCCCCACTCTTGAGTAGAGCTCATAACATATAACCACACCACATTCCTTGTAACGGATGTTGGCAGCTATTAGGAGTTAATTTTGAAAGGGCTATGTCAAAGCTTTTAACAATTCTCAATAATATACACCATCTAGATTAATCGTAAGACGACCTGGACATTCTGCTTATTTGTTACTTAATTCTTAGTATGAATCGGTAATATGTATCTACCCTTCATATCCTTATTATTTGTCATGTTTGACCCCTTCCATAACGTTCTTTGGTGCCATGAGGGCGTAGATCTCATTCGGACGAACAACTTGAGAGTGCTTTACATTTGAATAGTTCAAATATCACGTTCAGCTATtggagaaaaaggaaaatgaggaaatattatttgaattacGTAAAATTTTAAGTGAATACTTGTATTTTACTATATGATCTTTTATAAAATTGAAAATCTGCCTTCTTTTTCCGAGGCATTTTATCTTCCCTGCAAAAATTCTTAGGTATAAAAATCTAGAATAGAGTTTGGGTTCCCTTGATATGCTCTGTATCAAAATCAAAATTAGATAAAATAGCTTGTCATCTAGCAAATATATATTTATAAGCAAGGTTTTATACATCTTCTTGCAAAATAGATTTTGTAGCTTTACAATCAATTCTTAACAAGAAATTTTGATTTCGTAAATCAATCTGGAATTTGGAAAtgcataaaacaacaacaacaacggcctAGTAAAATCTTACAAATAGGGTCAGGGGAGGATAGTGTATACACAGACTTTACCCCGACCCAATGGGGCAAAGAGGCTGTTTtggatagaccctcggctcaagaagatgaAAAAGACGAGAAGGGACAATATATCTGTACCATCAACAGAAACTATAGAATTAATAACAGCATCATAAGAACCAGAAAATAGATGACATGCAATAATAATAACCAGTAATTAAGGCCCAATGCTATGAAAAACAGAAGGATAGTGTGAACACAACATTAATTACTAGCCGTCTAAGATCAGCCCTATCAAACTAGCCTCACTCCCGGTTTAAAGTATAAAAACCTCGACTACCTCCTAGCCTACTActctaatgctcgacctccacaccttcctatcaaggtgACATGTCCTTGGAAATCTACAGACGTGCcaacctctccccaatacttcttaggtcgccacctacctcttctcgtacccgcCAAAGCCAACCGATCAtacctccttaccggagcatcaAACTTCTCCTTCGCACATGCTCGAACCATCTTAGCTCGCTTCCTGCATCTTGTCATCTACAGGGGTCAtgcccaccttctcccgaatatcttcatttctaatcttaccCATCCTAGTGTGCctacacatccacctcaacatcctcatttctgctacacTCATCCCCTAGATATGAGACTTCTTAACCGGTCAACGgtctgccccatacaacatagcgaTCTAACCActactctataaaacttacctttgagtatcagtgGTACTTTCTTGCCACACAGGAATCCAGATGCTAGTCTCCATTTTATCCATCCCACCCCTAttcggtgtgtgacatcctcgtcgatctcttcGACTccctggataaccgacccaaggtacttaaaactacctctcttggggatgacctgtgatCCAAGCCTTACATTCATACCCAGTTCTCTCCAGTAGGCGCTGAACTTGCACTTCAGGTATTCTGTCTTAGTCTTCCttaacttgaaacccttagacttaAGGGCATGTCTCCATACCTCCAACGTCTCGTTAACACCACCTCGcatctcatcaatcagaactatgtcatcaacGAATAATATATACCATgccacctccccttgaatatggtgtgttagTGCATCCATCACAAGGGCAAATAAGATCGGGCTAAgcgcagatccttggtgtaaccccatagcAAGCAGGAAATGTTTTGAGTCGCCTCCCATAGTCCTAAACcagagtcttagctccatcatacatatccGTGATCGCTCTAATGCAAGCTACCCGTATACCCTTTTCCTCTAGGCATCTCCAGAGAACCTCCCCAGGGACCTTGTCACACACTTTCTccaagtcaataaacaccatgtgcaaatcCTTCTTCCTATACCAGTACTGTTCCAGtaacctcctaataaggtggatagcttctgtagTCGAACGATTTGGCATGAACTCGAACTGATTGTCCGATATAGACACCGTCCTCCTCACCCTCACTTCCACCatcctctcccaaactttcattgtatgactt encodes the following:
- the LOC138871154 gene encoding uncharacterized protein, encoding MELRLWFRTIGGDPKHFLLAMGLHQGSALRPILFALVMVALTHHIQGEVPWYILFADDIVLIDEMRGCVNKTLEVWRHALKSKGFKLIKTKTEYMKCKFSANWRELGMNVRLGSHVIPKRGSFKYLGSVIQGDEEIDEDVTHRIWVGWIKWRLASGFLRDKKVPPRLKGKFYRVVVRSVMLYGAECWPVMNSHIQKMRVTEMMMLRWMCRHTNMGKIKNEDIWEKVGMVPVDNKMRETS